One region of Mangifera indica cultivar Alphonso chromosome 3, CATAS_Mindica_2.1, whole genome shotgun sequence genomic DNA includes:
- the LOC123210608 gene encoding cytochrome P450 736A117-like — protein sequence MLQFYIIYVILFISSACFLIKWFFSSSSSHKILPPSPPKLPIFGNIHQLGMHPHLSLHSLAQRHGPLMLLHFGRVPVLIISCANAARKITKTYDLIFSNRPKSMIKYKLFYDGKDVAFAPYGEYWRKIRSLCVLQLLSNFRVQSFKTVREEEISLFMKKIESYASLTIPVNLSEMFSLFTNDVVCRAAFGRKYSEGEGGRKFKELFGELGQLLGGFYIGDFIPWLRWVNYFSGIDAKANKVAKEFDEFLDKVVEEHLHGQEREIKNHGSQEGKDFVDVLLEVQKDNKDDFSFDIVTIKALILDVFAGGTDTTYTLMEWAMAELLRHPRVMKELQNEVRRIANGKQNVKEEDLDKMHYLKAVLKETLRLHPPLPLSVPRESTQDVKIMGYNISAGTTVITNVWAIGRDPTSWDKPHDFSPERFLNNSIDFKGHDFQLIPFGAGRRGCPGTLFAMATNEIVLANLVHRFDWSLPVGTKPEDLDMTECTGITAHRMIPLRVVATPTFQ from the exons ATGTTGCAATTTTATATCATCTATGTCATTCTTTTCATCTCCTCAGCATGCTTCCTAATCAAATGGTTCTTCTCGTCTTCAAGTTCCCACAAAATTCTACCACCATCACCACCAAAGCTCCCAATATTCGGAAACATTCACCAACTAGGTATGCATCCTCATCTCTCCCTCCACTCACTAGCTCAACGCCATGGCCCTCTTATGCTCCTCCATTTTGGAAGAGTGCCAGTACTCATTATCTCCTGCGCAAACGCAGCTCGTAAGATCACGAAAACCTACGATCTTATATTCTCTAACAGACCCAAATCCATGATAAAATATAAGCTTTTTTATGATGGTAAGGATGTAGCATTTGCTCCTTACGGTGAGTACTGGAGAAAGATAAGAAGCCTTTGCGTGCTCCAACTTTTAAGTAATTTCAGGGTTCAGTCTTTTAAAACtgtaagagaagaagaaatatcTCTATTTATGAAGAAGATTGAAAGTTATGCATCGTTAACAATACCAGTGAATTTAAGTGAAATGTTTTCTTTGTTTACAAATGATGTTGTATGTCGGGCGGCTTTTGGGAGGAAGTATAGCGAAGGTGAAGGTGGGAGAAAGTTCAAGGAGTTGTTTGGGGAGCTTGGGCAATTACTGGGCGGTTTCTATATAGGGGACTTCATTCCATGGCTTAGATGGGTAAATTATTTCAGTGGTATAGATGCAAAAGCGAATAAAGTTGCCAAAGAGTTTGATGAGTTTCTAGATAAAGTTGTTGAAGAGCACTTACATGGTCAGGAAAGAGAGATTAAAAACCATGGAAGTCAAGAAGGGAAGGATTTTGTGGATGTTTTGCTTGAGGTTCAAAAGGATAACAAGGATGATTTTTCCTTTGATATAGTTACCATCAAAGCTCTCATCCTG GATGTATTTGCTGGCGGAACTGATACCACATACACACTCATGGAATGGGCAATGGCGGAGCTCTTGAGGCACCCGAGAGTCATGAAGGAATTGCAGAATGAAGTGAGGCGAATCGCCAATGGCAAACAAAATgtaaaagaagaagatttaGATAAAATGCATTACTTGAAAGCTGTACTCAAAGAGACCCTTCGACTGCACCCACCTCTTCCATTATCAGTACCACGAGAATCAACCCAGGATGTAAAAATTATGGGCTACAACATATCGGCTGGAACAACAGTAATCACAAATGTTTGGGCAATTGGAAGAGATCCCACATCATGGGATAAACCTCATGATTTCAGTCCTGAGAGGTTCTTAAACAATTCTATAGACTTTAAAGGTCATGATTTCCAATTGATACCATTCGGAGCTGGCAGGAGGGGTTGCCCTGGAACACTATTTGCCATGGCTACTAATGAGATCGTGTTAGCAAATCTGGTTCACAGGTTTGATTGGTCATTACCCGTTGGAACAAAACCAGAAGACTTGGACATGACAGAATGCACTGGTATTACCGCCCACAGAATGATTCCTCTTCGTGTTGTTGCAACTCCAACTTTCCAGTAG